A single Manduca sexta isolate Smith_Timp_Sample1 chromosome 11, JHU_Msex_v1.0, whole genome shotgun sequence DNA region contains:
- the LOC115447199 gene encoding uncharacterized protein LOC115447199 isoform X1: MHDAEFPLSMENIPRQKGFACLSLKFGCIFSALIIILYSVLALAQCTATLGGLTPTLTTEDWEGMATYGMIIAVIITHCVTLFLTAVMLAGTLREKPYLMRPWLIWTSVQVTAYILMFVFWTTMNMINQMADGSLLFYVIDFLGLLFRFYMLMLVASYYKELEEDHEYGERLKAEENDQWYNSA; encoded by the exons ATGCACGATGCAG AATTCCCGTTGTCCATGGAAAACATTCCTCGACAGAAGGGTTTCGCCTGTTTGTCGTTAAAGTTCGGATGCATATTTTCAGcgctaattataatt CTGTACTCAGTCCTCGCGCTAGCGCAATGTACAGCAACTCTTGGAGGATTGACGCCCACCCTCACAACGGAGGACTGGGAGGGCATGGCCACGTACGGCATGATCATCGCGGTCATCATCACCCACTGCGTCACTTTGTTCCTCACTGCAGTTATGCTCGCTGGAACTTTGAGG GAGAAGCCGTACCTGATGCGGCCCTGGTTGATCTGGACATCAGTTCAAGTGACCGCCTACATCCTCATGTTCGTCTTCTGGACCACCATGAACATGATTAATCAGATGGCTGACGGTTCGCTGCTGTTTTACGTCATAGACTTTTTGGGACTTT TGTTCCGGTTTTACATGTTGATGCTGGTGGCGAGCTACTATAAGGAGTTGGAGGAAGACCACGAGTACGGCGAGCGGCTCAAGGCCGAGGAGAACGATCAGTGGTACAACTCCGCCTGA
- the LOC115447199 gene encoding uncharacterized protein LOC115447199 isoform X2, translating to MYSKFPLSMENIPRQKGFACLSLKFGCIFSALIIILYSVLALAQCTATLGGLTPTLTTEDWEGMATYGMIIAVIITHCVTLFLTAVMLAGTLREKPYLMRPWLIWTSVQVTAYILMFVFWTTMNMINQMADGSLLFYVIDFLGLLFRFYMLMLVASYYKELEEDHEYGERLKAEENDQWYNSA from the exons ATGTATTCAA AATTCCCGTTGTCCATGGAAAACATTCCTCGACAGAAGGGTTTCGCCTGTTTGTCGTTAAAGTTCGGATGCATATTTTCAGcgctaattataatt CTGTACTCAGTCCTCGCGCTAGCGCAATGTACAGCAACTCTTGGAGGATTGACGCCCACCCTCACAACGGAGGACTGGGAGGGCATGGCCACGTACGGCATGATCATCGCGGTCATCATCACCCACTGCGTCACTTTGTTCCTCACTGCAGTTATGCTCGCTGGAACTTTGAGG GAGAAGCCGTACCTGATGCGGCCCTGGTTGATCTGGACATCAGTTCAAGTGACCGCCTACATCCTCATGTTCGTCTTCTGGACCACCATGAACATGATTAATCAGATGGCTGACGGTTCGCTGCTGTTTTACGTCATAGACTTTTTGGGACTTT TGTTCCGGTTTTACATGTTGATGCTGGTGGCGAGCTACTATAAGGAGTTGGAGGAAGACCACGAGTACGGCGAGCGGCTCAAGGCCGAGGAGAACGATCAGTGGTACAACTCCGCCTGA
- the LOC119189014 gene encoding tetra-peptide repeat homeobox protein 1-like, with translation MLRIAYILLFLCGCNASGSEQKKRSFGHDVIASGIGHGVITSVGVGHGVASAIGGHGVIASGGGGSGVIVSGGLGSAAGGPVAVASSSGVYNGVPSQHTIEEYHNNIAIPVPQPVPVPVSRPVPYPVRVAVPYDAPRAVPVSVPHPVPHIITRPVPVPVNRPVPIPVAQPVPVTVTQGVGIPVPAPYAVGVPAPVPVAVPQAVPVPVTVVGPGVAVGGGGGGAVGIISGGGLGTGGIVGVGGLGGGVISSGGIGGGVIGSGGVIGSSGHTGAIVSHSSIASSYGHTAVGHGHHIEHPW, from the exons ATGTTACGGATTGCATAC ATCTTGCTGTTTCTATGCGGCTGTAACGCTTCGGGCTCTGAGCAAAAGAAGCGATCGTTCGGCCATGACGTCATCGCGTCTGGTATTGGTCATGGTGTCATCACATCAGTTGGTGTGGGTCATGGCGTAGCGTCAGCGATAGGTGGCCATGGAGTGATCGCGTCAGGTGGGGGTGGTTCAGGCGTTATCGTATCTGGTGGGCTTGGTTCTGCAGCTGGTGGACCAGTCGCTGTCGCTTCATCATCAGGAGTCTACAACGGAGTGCCCTCACAACACACTATCGAAGAGTATCACAACAACATTGCCATACCGGTGCCACAACCGGTACCCGTGCCAGTATCAAGACCGGTACCCTATCCAGTACGAGTAGCAGTACCTTATGATGCCCCACGCGCAGTGCCAGTATCAGTACCTCACCCAGTACCTCATATAATAACGCGTCCAGTCCCTGTTCCTGTTAATAGACCTGTCCCGATTCCGGTAGCTCAGCCAGTACCTGTTACAGTTACTCAAGGAGTAGGAATACCGGTACCCGCGCCATACGCTGTTGGGGTACCTGCTCCGGTCCCGGTTGCGGTACCTCAAGCCGTACCAGTTCCGGTAACTGTTGTCGGCCCGGGTGTAGCAGTCGGCGGAGGAGGCGGTGGTGCTGTTGGGATAATTAGCGGCGGGGGATTAGGTACCGGCGGGATAGTTGGAGTCGGAGGATTGGGAGGCGGAGTGATTAGCTCTGGGGGGATTGGCGGAGGAGTAATTGGTAGCGGTGGAGTTATAGGTAGTTCAGGCCACACAGGGGCTATTGTATCTCATTCATCGATCGCCAGTAGTTATGGCCACACTGCGGTAGGCCACGGTCATCACATTGAGCATCCATGGTGA